GCAGGCTAAGGAAGAGGGTCTTCATACGACGAAATTAGCGGTTGGCGGGCGGGTTGGCGGGTTATTTGAGTCAGGACTGGGGTACAGGTGTGCCTTTAGGGGGCAGGAAGGGTAGTCCCAGACGACCCCAGCGTTCGTTTACTCGACGCACAATTTCGGGCGACATCACAATTTTGGGCGGCCAGCGGCGGCTAAAGCCTTCCTCGGCCAGCTTGCGGGTGCCGTCCAGCACCAGCACCGGGCCTTCCACGCCCGGCAGCACCCAGGCGTCGCGTTCGGGGTCGATGTTGTTGAGCACCGCCCACATGACCTCGTCGAACTCGAGGGCGGTGTCGCTATCGGTCAGGAGCAGCAAGCGGATACCGGTACTCTGGGGGGCTGCCAGGAGCGCCTGGGCCACCTCCCGTGCTTGGTGGGGACGGGTTTTCTCCAAAGTGGCCATCCAGATGCCGGGCAGTTGCTTCTGCTGTACCCCCGGAATGACCGGCAGGCTGGGGTGGGCCCTGAGGGTAAAGGGCAGGGGGCCGCCTTCTTCGTCTAGCTTGGTGGTGCCATCGATGATCAGCTTCCCGCCGTAGCCCATGGCGCGGGAGGAGTGATCGAGCACATCGATGGGGCCGCGCGAGACCAGGGTGTCGCGCCCCGGCACGGCCCTGAGTAAAGCGGCCTGCAGGGCCTGGGGGCCTTTGAGCGGGGCCCCGGCGTCCAGCACCACGATCACCTTGGCGAACATCATCTGGCCCAGACCAAACAGGCCGTTGGCCACCTTGTAACCCTGGCCGGGATAGCGCTTCTCGATGCTCACGTTGACCCAGTTGTGGGCTACCCCGGCGGGCGGCATGTGGTAGTCGCAGATCTCAGGCAGGATAAGCTGGGCTGCGGGTAGAAAAAGCCGTTCGGAGGCCTCGATCAGGTAGGCGTCCTCCATTGGGGGCCGGCCCACGATGGTGGCGGGGTAGATGGCGTTTTTACGGTGGGTAATGGCGGTAAGGTGGAAGCGGGGGTAGAGGTCTTCTAAGGTATAGAAGCCGGTATGGTCGCCAAAGGGCCCCTCCACCACCAGGTCTTCGGCGGGGTCTATGTAGCCTTCCAGGATGAACTCGGCCTCGGCAGGAACCGGCAGATCCACGGTTATACCGCGGGCCAGCTCGACCGGCTGCCCCCGCAGAAAGCCGGCCAGGTTGAACTCGTTCACGCCCGGGATGGGGGGTACGGGGGCGGTGGCGGCGTAGGTCAGAATGGGGTCGCCGCCCAGGGCCACCGCCACCTCCAGCCGCTTCCCCAGCTTTTTGGCCTTGTCGTAGTGTCGCCGCCCGACCTTGTGCAGTTGCCAGTGCATGGCGGTGGACTGCTTATCCAGTACCTGTATCCGGTACATGCCAAGGTTGAGCTCCCCGTTTTCTGGGTCTTTAGATATCACCAGCGGCAGCGTGATGTAGGGGCCACCGTCCAGGGGCCAGCACTTGAGGATGGGTAGCCGGGAGAGGTCTACCTGGTCGCCTCGCCAGACCACCTCCTGTACCGGCCCGCCGCGCACTTTTTTGGGGAAGAAGCCCTTAAGCTCCCGAAGCTTGGGCAGCATAGCGAAAGCCGCCTTGAGGCCGCCCTTACCGGGGTTGAGGTTCATCAGGTTGGCCACCCTTGCAGCTAGGTCGTCCAGGCTTTTTACACCCATAGCCCGCGCGGTGCGCTCGGCAGTGCCAAACCCCCCGATGAAGACCGGGAAGTCGCGGCCCTCCACGTTTTCGAAGAGCAAGGCCGGGCCGCCCGACTTGACCATGCGGTCGGCTATTTCGGTGATTTCTAGCTCGCAGGAGACCGGCTCTTTGATACGAATGAGCTCCTGGCGGCGCTCGAGGTCGGCGATGAAGGCCTGAAGGTTCTTATACATCTGCTTTAGATTACGTCCTGAAGCGGCCGCTGACTGTAGGTTCGCCCAGGGGTCGGGCCTGGCCCTTTAGGTTTTTGGGCCTGGGTTTGATGGGGACGGCCACCGCACGCAGCTCGGCCTCGAAGACGAAGGGCTGTTCGTAGAAGAGCAGGCCCTGGGCGGTGCGCACGTAGGGCGCCAGCGCCTCGCCGTAGCCCAGGCGTGAGGCCAGCTCGAGGCCGCTGTACCGCAGGGTAAGGGTCTGGCCGGGGCCAAGGGGGCCGGGGTGGGCCAGCACCAGGGCCTTGCGATCGCGCAGGCGCAGAAACCCCACCTCGAGCAGGTGCAGGGGGCGGGTGTCCTGGCACTGCAAGAAGAGCTCGAGGGTGGTGCGGGCCACCAGCGGGAGGGGCCGAACCAGCAGGGGGCGTTGCAGGCGGGTGGGGTGCAGGTACAGCCAGAAGCGATGGATCCGAATGGCCTGTTGGGGCAGCGGCTTGGGCAGCGCCAGGCCCCGGCGCAGCGCCCGCAGCTTTCCGATGAGCCAGCCCAGCATAGATAAAAGCCAGTATAGCCCGAGCCCAAAAGCGATGTCTTAATCCAGGCGAAGGTGCTCGAGGCGAAACTGCTGGGGCGTACCATATACCAAGACCGCCTCGAGCCGCACCGGCAGATCATCCCGCCCCAGCAAATAGAGAACCGACTGGTAGATGCGCCGGTACTTGGTGGGCGTGAGGGCCTCGAGGGGTGTGCCGAAGGTGGCTCCCCGCCGTTGCTTGACCTCAACGGCCACATAAACCGGCCCATCCCGCATCCAGAGGTCTATTTCGCCAAAGGGCGTGCGCTTATTCTGCCCTAGCAGAACATACCCTTTGGCCTGCAGGTACGTGCAGGCCCGTGCTTCAGCCCAAGCACCCTTCACAGCGGGGTTTCCAGTACCTGCTCTCCGTTGACCACTACCCGCAGCACCGCACTGCCGCGCACCACAATCTCCTGGCTAAAGCTCCAGGGTTGCTGTACCGGCCCTTCAAACACGGTATTGACCAAAACCTCGTCCTGTACGGTGATGACTACCACGGCACTCGGTATATTTTCCGGCAGGGTATAGCTCACGTTGACCCTGCGTTCTTGCGGCCCTGTGGGTGCAGGGGAGGGGGTGGGCGGGTTGGCATTGGGGTTGGTGGGTTCGGGGATGGGGGTGGGTTCAGGTGGCCGCGGCGGTTCCAGCCGGGGCGGTGCGAAGGGGGAGGCCTTGGGGACGGAGGCCATGGGCTGGGCCGCCACCAGGACGCGCACGACTGTTTCGCGGGGCAAGACCACGCCCGGGCCGGGTTCCTGGCCGATCACCAGCCCATCGGGTGCGCCCGAGGCTACCTGCACAGTCTGGGCCTGGAGTTCGGCTACGGTCAGGATGTAGCGGGCTTCCTCTTCGGTGAGGCCGGTGAGGTCGGGCACCAGGGTCTCGCGCGCTGGGGGCCGGGCTCCGCTAGAGACCAGCAGGCGCACCCCCTGGCCAGGGGGGAGGGGCTGGCCTTCGCGGGGAATGCTGGACAGAACGGTGTCGGCGGTATCGCCCGAGGCGATGCGGGTGATGCCAGCAAGGCGATAGCCCGCAGCCTCGAGGGCCTGGCGGGCATCCTCGAGCGAGCGACCGCTCACGGTGGGCACGCTGCCAAAACGGGGTTTGTTGACGACCAGCTCGAGCCGACGCCCGGGTTTGACGCGGGTGCCGGGGTCGGGGGTCTGTTCCAGAATCTGATCCTTGGGCAACGAGACATCGCTGCCCTCGACAAACTCCACCTTGAGGCCATAGGCCCGCACCGCCTCGAGGGCCTGCCGGGGGGTCTTGCCCACCAGGTCAGGCAGGACGTACTCCGGCGGGTTCAGATAGCTGTTCGCGGCCTGCCAGAGGGCCATGCTTCCTAACGCCAGCATGAGCAGGCCTGGAAGCCAGCCGGGCCAGTTTGCACGGTGGACGGGCTTTGGAAGGCGGGATCTGGTTTCGCCGATGCGGGGGGGTGGGCTGGGTTTGCGGGGCATCTCGACCTTGGCTGGGGGTGGTTCAGTGGGAAGGGTGGGAAGACTGGGGCTCAGGTCGGTGCGGCTTGATCCTTTGGGAGATGAGCTGACCTGGGGGCGCAACTTCCCAACCAGGGGCCGCCCACCGACTTCGCTGACCTCGAGGTCGCTTTCCTGGTAGCCAAAAGGCTCGAGTACTTCCAGCAGAGGCTTGAGCCGCCGGGCCTTGAGCGCTGCTTTGGCCTGTTCGGGCCAGAACACATAGTAGCGCCCAGGGTTGGCCGAGACCAGCACCCCCGGGGGCAAAAAACCCTGGGCCTCGAGCCGGCGAATGGCGTTTTTGTAGCGGTGAAAGGCGGTGCGGGCCTCAGGCGTATGCACTTCGAACCAGTACAACTGCCCCTTGATTCCCTCCGGTGTTTGCACCCAGTACGGGCGCAAAAAACCCTGAGCGGGCTCTTCGCTCAGAATAGTGAACTTATCGTCCAGTAGCGACACCACAAGCGATTATACAGACCACCTCGAGGGCTTTATGAGCGGCTGACTTTTTGTGTGCTGCGCGAGGGGAGATCGCCCGCTTTTTTGCTGCGGACAGAGGCGCGGCCAGGGGATGCGATGCCAGAGCGGCTTTTGTTGTGCTGTACGCATCAAGCATAAAATAGCTTGCAAAAATGCTTTTCTATACGCCCAGGCTCAGGCGTCACACTCGTGCTGGGCGCTTGGCGGTATCATTTGCAATTTAACACGCCATTGTTATCATAAAAACCGAACATGACTTCTCATTTTAGTCGGGTAGCTTTTACCTACGACCGGACGCGGTATCATCCGCCGGAGGTTTCCGGGCGTATCGCGACCGCCATCACCGCACCCGTCGAGAAGCTGTTCCGCGACCCCTTGTTTTTGGAAATCGGTGCTGGAACAGGGCGAATTTCGGTGCCGATTATCGCTCGAGGGTATCGCTACATTGCCCTGGACGACAACCCGGCTATGCTCGAGGTTCTGCGGCAAAAAGTGGCCGGGGTGGCCCGCAAGGCCCGCCTGGTCGAGGCCGATGCCCGCGAGCTGCCCTTTGAACGCGATAGCCTGCATGCCGTAATTGCCGTACACTTCTGGCACCTGCTGGACAACTGGCAGCAGGCGCTGCAAGAAAGCCTGCGGGTACTGCGCCCAGGCGGTTTTTTATTTGAGGGCTGGGATCAGTCCAACGATGAAAGCGAGGACTGGCGCATCCAGCAAAAGTGGAAGGAAATTCTGGCTGGTATGGGCTATCAGCTGGCGCGGGGCCGCCACCAGGCCCGCCTGGCCGAGGTGGAAAAAGAGCTGATCCGGCGCGGCCTCGAGCCTAAATCCCGGACGATAGCCGACTGGGTCGAGCTACGCAGTCCTCGGACGAGTCTCGAAATGCTTATGGAGCGCATATATTCTTTTACCTGGGAGGTTCCAGAGGAGGTTTTCAGACCCTCGGTGGCCGAGCTGGCCCAGTGGGTGGCCGCGACCTACCCCGACCCGGACGTGGAATACCCGATCCACTGGAAGTTTGTGTTGCGCACCAGCCGGGTTTAACCTGCCGCAAACACATGGTGTTTGTATCAAGTGTGCTGCGCTATTGGCGTTTTTGCCCCTACTGGAAGCACTGGTTGTATCCACCTGTAGATCCAGAAGGTTTTGCATCCGGGAAGCAACTCTGTGCTGAACACAGCAATTCAAGTTGTGGGTGGTTCGGAAATTACGAAGAGCGCTATAGCTGCTGCGTCCCGAACAGCGGTAGAAACTTTTTCCCAGTTGGGATTGTACCGTTCGCACCTAAGGCTGCTCTAACCTGGTAAAGCCAAACTGCTCGATGCGCCGCTTAATCTCTGCGTCCATGGGTGGGCGGGCCCCAAACCGCCCAATCACCCAACCCGCTACCTGCACGGCTAATTGACCGGCTGCCTGGGCGTCTTTGGAGCGTAGGTAATGCCCCAGGAAGGCCCCTCCAAACGAATCGCCTGCACCAGTAGCATCTACTGGCTGGTCGCGGGTGGCCTGAAGTTCGATCAGGCTGCCCCGGTCGAGAATTAGGGCGCCATCGGCAGCCAGTTTGAGCAAAATCATGGCTTCGGGATAGAGCTTTTGCAGGATCTCGAGAATCTCCCTGGGGTTCTGAGCCCCGGTAAGGGCCTGGCCTTCATCGAGGTTGGGAAACACAAAGTCCAGGGAAAGCCCTCGAGTCATGCGGCGAAACTCCTCCCGTCCGATTTCCCGAATCATCTGAAACGAGGCCGGGTCGAAGGAGATGGTGATGCCGGCATCGCGTGCTACCTGCACGGCCTTGAGCGCGGCCTGACGAGGGGGGTCGGTAAAGAGCGACCAGGCCGTCACGTGCAGATGCCCGGCCTGCTGAATGACTTCTACCGGCACTTCCTCGGGGTGCAATTCAAAGTCGGCGCCTTGTGAGGTGAGCATCGAGCGTTGCCCTGCGGCGTCTATAAGTACCAGAATTACCCCGGTGGGGGTGCTGCTGTTCCAGATGATGTGGGGCATTACACCCTCTGCAGCCAGCTCCTGCACGGCAAACTCGCCGAAGCGGTCGCGCCCTACTTCCCCGATAAATCCAGCCGGATACCCCACCCGGGATGCCCAAACTGCCACATTGGCCGCGCTTCCACCGCCCATCAACAAAACCCTTCCAGTGGTATCGCCGCCGGGCAGCAGCAGGGTATTGGGTTTGGCCAGCACATCCCAGGTGAGGTCGCCAAGAGCAATGAGAGGTTTGAGGTTCGCCATTGGGCCGATTGTACCCTGCTAAACCCTATGCCTTGTGTTGTCACGGGGCTTTTTGCTGCCGCGCTAATGGAATGCTGGGGATCGCGCATCGGGTTTTTTGTTGCCAGCAGCACACACAGGCCAAAAGCCAGGGCGGTTCCCGGTAGGTTGTCGGTTCTGTGTCCCTATGCTAAAATCCGATGCGCCAGCGATGAGCTGGAACAATGGGGGCCGTTAGCTCAGCCCGGTAGAGCACTCGTCTCCAAAACGAGGTGTCGGAGGTTCGAATCCTTCACGGCCCGCCAGAACGTCCAGGACACAAGAGTTTGAAAAATAAAGTTTATCGGCCTGCTGCCCTAGTCTAGACGTCAAACCCTGGAGGGCAGCATGACCATTTCTGAGGCTATCGAATACTTCCTCTCGGACCACCGTAGGCTCGGTTCGCGCCCGGCCACCATCCAGTGGCACCGCACCATCCTTAACCTCCTGCTGAAGGACCACCTCGAGGCCCCGGTTACCGCCTTGAACAAGCCCCTCATGGTCAAGGTGCTGGACCGGGAGGTTTCTACCAACACCAAGGCCAACTACGAGAAGTCCTTGAGGGCTTTCACCCGGGCACTATACCGCGATGGGCTCATTGCCAGGTTCCCCTTCGAAGGCATGAAGCGCCCTCGGGAGGAGTACAAGCCCAAGAAGACCTTGACCCAAGAGGAGATAAACCGGCTCTTCGCTGTGGCCTCGTCTGACCCACGCTACCGGCTTCGTAACCGGGCCATGCTGTTCGTCCTGCTCCAGGCTGGCCTGCGGGCTTCAGAAGTAGCCCGGATGCAGGTTGAGGATGTGGACTGGGAGAACGCCGCCATCATCGTGCGGGGCAAGACCGGGGATGCCTTCGTGCCGATGAGCCGTGACGTGTACCAGGCCATGAGGGCTTACCTGACCAAGGAGCGGAGGGGCCAGAGCCGCTACTTCTTCGTCACCGGCAAGCAGGGGGTCACCGGACGCTCGGTGAGCCGCTGGGTCCAGCGACTTGCGGAGCGGGCCAAACTCACCAGACCTATCGGCCCCCACCTGTTGCGCCATACCTTCGCCACGAGCTACCTGAAGGCCGGGGGTGACGCTTTCCGGTTACAGCGGCTGATGCGCCACAAAACAGCCTCTATGACCCAGCGGTACTTGAATCTGGTGCTGGACGACATCGCAGTAGACCTCAACCGCAAGGTCTCTCGACCGGAGCCGTGACAGGGTGCTGAAACCACGGTGTGAGACCTCATTTTGCTAAGACGGTCCTAGGTGCCCTCCGGGGCACCATTGCCTTTAATGCAGCGAGACCCCATAACGCCGAGAGAGCAGGTGGGGGAATGAAAACAGTCCCCCTGCTGTGTCCTAGCATGTACGCCCGACAGGCCACACGCTGGGTCAGTCTACCGAGGTTTGAGGCTTTGGGGGACCATGAATGTACACGCACGGACCCGCGTGTACGAGGAAGCCATGAAGACTGTCGCCTACATCCGAGTTAGCACCGCCGAACAAGCCGACCAGGGGGTATCCCTCGAGGCCCAAGCTGCTCGACTAAGCGCTTATTGCATCGCCCAAGGCTGGCCCCAGCCCGAAATCGTGGAGGATGCCGGGGTAAGCGCTAAGAGCTTGGACCGTCCAGGTCTGGGGCGAATCCTCGAGGCCATCCGACGTAAGCAGGTAGGCCGCTTGCTGGTGCTCAAGCTGGACCGGCTCACCCGCTCGGTGGCCGACCTCTCGCCCTTGCTCAAGGCCCTGGACCGGGGTAACTGCCAGCTAGTGTCCTTGGGCGAGTCCCTGGATACCTCCACGGCAGCCGGAAGACTGATGCTCAACCTGCTGGTCTCGGTTAGCCAGTGGGAACGGGAGGCCATCGCAGAGCGCACCCGCATAGCCTTGAGGCACAAGCGCAGTACTAAAGCGGTTTACAACCATGACCCGCTGGGCTTCAGGCGGGTCGGGGAGACCCTGCAACGGGTGGAGGAGGAATTCGCCACGGCGGTGCGGGTGCTCGAGCTTTATCGGCAAGGCCACGGGCTCAACGCCATCGCCCGGAGGTTGAACGCTGAGGCCATCCCCACCAAGACCGGAGGACAGTGGTACGCTAGCACGGTCAAGCGGATTGTCGAGCGGCCTGAGCTCTATGGGCTCTAGACTCCGGGTTTGGAGCTTTCAGCAGGGCCTCGTTAATTTGTTGCTGCGCGTACCCGCACCCCCCGATAGAATTAGCGCAATCTATGACGCCTGAGGAGAAAGCCAGGCAAGCGATTGACCGGCAGCTCGAGGCTGCGGGATGGGTTGTCCAGGACATGGAGGAGTTCGACCGCTACGCTGGCTTAGGCGTGGCCGTGCGGGAGTTCCCCCTGCTAAGCGGCGAGGCCGATTACCTGCTGTTCGTGGACGGCAGGGCGGTAGGGGTGCTCGAGGCCAAGCCGCAGGGCACCACCTTGAGCGGAGTGGCCGAGCAGACCAAGAAGTACCTCGAGGGCCTGCCGCCCCATGTGGCGCACCACCACAGCCCCCTGCCCTTCGGCTACGAGAGCACCGGGGTGGAGACCTACTTCCTCGACCGACGCGACCCCGAACCCCGCAGCCGCCGGGTGTTCAGCATCCACCGGCCTGAAACCCTGCTCGAGTGGGTCCGGCAGCCCGACACCCTGCGCTCGCGGCTCCAGCAGATGCCGCCCCTCCCCACCGCCAACCTGCGGGATTGCCAGGTGGAAGCCGTACAGGGCCTCGAGGCTTCCCTCGCCCAGAACCGGCCCCGCGCCCTCATTCAGATGGCGACGGGTTCCGGCAAGACCTTTACCGCCGTCACCGCCTGTTACCGCCTCATCAAGTTCGCGGGGGCCAAGCGCATCCTCTTCCTGGTGGACCGCAAGAACCTGGGCAAGCAGACCTTGGGGGAGTTCCAGCAGTACGTGACCCCCGACGACGGGCGCAAGTTTGGCGAGCTTTACAACGTGCAACTCCTGGGCGGTACGCGCATTGACCCCGTCGCCAAGGTGACCATCGGGACCATCCAGCGGTTGTATTCGATGCTACGGGGCGAGGAGCTCGACGAGGAAGCTGAGGAAGTCTCGCTCAACGAGCTCAACCTCCAGAACCAGCGGCCCAAGGAAGTGGCCTACAACCCCGACATTCCCCCCGAGACCTTCGACTTCATCATCACCGACGAATGCCACCGCAGCATCTACAACCTGTGGCGGCAGGTGCTGGAATACTTCGACGGCTTCCTGATTGGCCTCACCGCCACCCCCTCCAAGCAGACCCTGGGCTTCTTCAACCAGAACCTAGTCACCGAGTATAGTTTTGACCGTGCCGTAGCCGATAACGTCAACGTGGATTACGACGTGTACCGCATCAAGACCCAGGTCACCGAGCAGGGGGCCAGGGTGGAGGCCGGGCAGTACGTGGACAAGCGGGACAAGCTGAGCCGCAGCCGTCGCTGGGAAGCCCTGGACGA
This genomic window from Meiothermus cerbereus DSM 11376 contains:
- a CDS encoding menaquinone biosynthesis decarboxylase, which gives rise to MYKNLQAFIADLERRQELIRIKEPVSCELEITEIADRMVKSGGPALLFENVEGRDFPVFIGGFGTAERTARAMGVKSLDDLAARVANLMNLNPGKGGLKAAFAMLPKLRELKGFFPKKVRGGPVQEVVWRGDQVDLSRLPILKCWPLDGGPYITLPLVISKDPENGELNLGMYRIQVLDKQSTAMHWQLHKVGRRHYDKAKKLGKRLEVAVALGGDPILTYAATAPVPPIPGVNEFNLAGFLRGQPVELARGITVDLPVPAEAEFILEGYIDPAEDLVVEGPFGDHTGFYTLEDLYPRFHLTAITHRKNAIYPATIVGRPPMEDAYLIEASERLFLPAAQLILPEICDYHMPPAGVAHNWVNVSIEKRYPGQGYKVANGLFGLGQMMFAKVIVVLDAGAPLKGPQALQAALLRAVPGRDTLVSRGPIDVLDHSSRAMGYGGKLIIDGTTKLDEEGGPLPFTLRAHPSLPVIPGVQQKQLPGIWMATLEKTRPHQAREVAQALLAAPQSTGIRLLLLTDSDTALEFDEVMWAVLNNIDPERDAWVLPGVEGPVLVLDGTRKLAEEGFSRRWPPKIVMSPEIVRRVNERWGRLGLPFLPPKGTPVPQS
- a CDS encoding YraN family protein: MKGAWAEARACTYLQAKGYVLLGQNKRTPFGEIDLWMRDGPVYVAVEVKQRRGATFGTPLEALTPTKYRRIYQSVLYLLGRDDLPVRLEAVLVYGTPQQFRLEHLRLD
- a CDS encoding PASTA domain-containing protein, coding for MSLLDDKFTILSEEPAQGFLRPYWVQTPEGIKGQLYWFEVHTPEARTAFHRYKNAIRRLEAQGFLPPGVLVSANPGRYYVFWPEQAKAALKARRLKPLLEVLEPFGYQESDLEVSEVGGRPLVGKLRPQVSSSPKGSSRTDLSPSLPTLPTEPPPAKVEMPRKPSPPPRIGETRSRLPKPVHRANWPGWLPGLLMLALGSMALWQAANSYLNPPEYVLPDLVGKTPRQALEAVRAYGLKVEFVEGSDVSLPKDQILEQTPDPGTRVKPGRRLELVVNKPRFGSVPTVSGRSLEDARQALEAAGYRLAGITRIASGDTADTVLSSIPREGQPLPPGQGVRLLVSSGARPPARETLVPDLTGLTEEEARYILTVAELQAQTVQVASGAPDGLVIGQEPGPGVVLPRETVVRVLVAAQPMASVPKASPFAPPRLEPPRPPEPTPIPEPTNPNANPPTPSPAPTGPQERRVNVSYTLPENIPSAVVVITVQDEVLVNTVFEGPVQQPWSFSQEIVVRGSAVLRVVVNGEQVLETPL
- a CDS encoding class I SAM-dependent methyltransferase, with product MTSHFSRVAFTYDRTRYHPPEVSGRIATAITAPVEKLFRDPLFLEIGAGTGRISVPIIARGYRYIALDDNPAMLEVLRQKVAGVARKARLVEADARELPFERDSLHAVIAVHFWHLLDNWQQALQESLRVLRPGGFLFEGWDQSNDESEDWRIQQKWKEILAGMGYQLARGRHQARLAEVEKELIRRGLEPKSRTIADWVELRSPRTSLEMLMERIYSFTWEVPEEVFRPSVAELAQWVAATYPDPDVEYPIHWKFVLRTSRV
- a CDS encoding carbohydrate kinase family protein, whose amino-acid sequence is MANLKPLIALGDLTWDVLAKPNTLLLPGGDTTGRVLLMGGGSAANVAVWASRVGYPAGFIGEVGRDRFGEFAVQELAAEGVMPHIIWNSSTPTGVILVLIDAAGQRSMLTSQGADFELHPEEVPVEVIQQAGHLHVTAWSLFTDPPRQAALKAVQVARDAGITISFDPASFQMIREIGREEFRRMTRGLSLDFVFPNLDEGQALTGAQNPREILEILQKLYPEAMILLKLAADGALILDRGSLIELQATRDQPVDATGAGDSFGGAFLGHYLRSKDAQAAGQLAVQVAGWVIGRFGARPPMDAEIKRRIEQFGFTRLEQP
- a CDS encoding tyrosine-type recombinase/integrase; translated protein: MTISEAIEYFLSDHRRLGSRPATIQWHRTILNLLLKDHLEAPVTALNKPLMVKVLDREVSTNTKANYEKSLRAFTRALYRDGLIARFPFEGMKRPREEYKPKKTLTQEEINRLFAVASSDPRYRLRNRAMLFVLLQAGLRASEVARMQVEDVDWENAAIIVRGKTGDAFVPMSRDVYQAMRAYLTKERRGQSRYFFVTGKQGVTGRSVSRWVQRLAERAKLTRPIGPHLLRHTFATSYLKAGGDAFRLQRLMRHKTASMTQRYLNLVLDDIAVDLNRKVSRPEP
- a CDS encoding recombinase family protein, with amino-acid sequence MKTVAYIRVSTAEQADQGVSLEAQAARLSAYCIAQGWPQPEIVEDAGVSAKSLDRPGLGRILEAIRRKQVGRLLVLKLDRLTRSVADLSPLLKALDRGNCQLVSLGESLDTSTAAGRLMLNLLVSVSQWEREAIAERTRIALRHKRSTKAVYNHDPLGFRRVGETLQRVEEEFATAVRVLELYRQGHGLNAIARRLNAEAIPTKTGGQWYASTVKRIVERPELYGL